One Littorina saxatilis isolate snail1 linkage group LG1, US_GU_Lsax_2.0, whole genome shotgun sequence genomic window carries:
- the LOC138950192 gene encoding RNA-binding protein 25-like, with translation MTGHIAATGTGQHRGQDGPHCCHWYRPSTGDRTGHIAATETLQLDTTRDPEAKTRQPPFPNVAGEERERERERERERERERERERQRERQREERARERDGRREEERERERERERERDRQTDRQRQRATDTDRHRQRPRHTAKPHVIS, from the exons ATGACGGGCCACATTGCTGCCACTGGTACCGGCCAACACAGGGGACAGGACGGGCCACATTGCTGCCACTGGTACCGGCCATCCACAGGGGACAGGACGGGCCACATTGCTGCCACTG AAACACTACAACTCGACACAACCAGAGACCCTGAAGCCAAAACGAGACAACCACCGTTTCCAAACGTAgctggggaagagagagagagagagagagagagagagagagagagagagagagagagagagagagagagacagagagagagacagagagag gagagagcaagagagagagatggaaggagggaggaagagagagagagagagagagagagagagagagagagagacagacagacagacagacagagacagagagcgacagacacagacagacacagacaaagaccgAGACACACAGCGAAACCGCATGTTATTAGTTAG